In Mycolicibacterium gadium, the genomic window AGCGGTGAACGCACCACCGACCTCTTCGGCGCGGCGGCGAAGGTTGGTCAACCCGCTACCGGTGATGTCGTCGGGTATGCCGCGGCCGTTGTCGACGACCTCGATAGACAGGTCATCCTCGACCCTGACGCTTACGCTCAGCGACGTCGCCGCAGCGTGCCGGACCGCGTTGCTGACGCTCTCCCGCACAACGGCTTCGGCATGATCGGCCAGGCCAGCGTCGACAACCGAAAGCGGTCCGACGAACTGCGCCGTCGTCCGCAGGTCCGGGCTGGAGAATTGTGCGATGGCCTGGTCGAGCCGCTGACGCAGCCGAGTCGTCCCCAACGGGGCACTGTGTAGGTCGAAGATCGTCGTGCGGATCTCCTGGATGACTTCTTGCAGATCGTCCACACACGCCGAAATCCGTTGTTGCACTTCGGCTGACTGGGCGCGCGGGATGGTCCCCTGCAGCGCCAACCCGGCGGCGAACAGACGCTGGATGACGTGGTCGTGTAGGTCTCGCGCGATCCGGTCGCGGTCGGTCAGGACGTCGAGTTCGCGCATCTTGCGCTGCGATGTCGCGAGCTGCCAGGCCAGCGCCGCCTGGTCGGTGAACGACGCCATCATCTCGAAATGGTCTGCGTTGAAGGGATATGCACCGTCGCGCCGCAAGGCGATCACCACGCCAGCGATGTCGTCCGGCGTACGGAGCGGAAGTACGAGCGCGGGACCAGGACCGGTGCCCAATCCCAGATCGACGGTGTCAAATTTCCGGGGTGTGCCACCCGAGAACACCTGTCCGATCTCTGTGGTGCGCACCGGAATCGTCGCGTGCTCACCGTCGGCGGCGAGCGAACCGGCTGTTGCCACCACGACCAGGTCGAGGCCGTCGGGCGTGCCGACGACGGACGGCACGGCCACCACCGTGGCGTCCGCGCCGGTCAGCTTCAGCGCTTCGTCGACGACGAGCCGGAACACCGTGGCCGGGTCGGCGCCGGACAGCATCTCGGTGGCGATATCGCGTGTCGCCTCGATCCACGACTGTCGGGCCTGCGACTGCTCGTACAGGCGCGCGTTGTCGATCGCGATTCCGGCGGCCGCGGCGAGCGCTTCGACCAAGACCTCATCGTCTTCACCGAATGGTCGACCGTCGGCCTTGTCGGTCAGGTAGAGGTTGCCGAATACTTCGTCGCGGATTCGCACCGGCACACCCAGAAAGGTTCGCATCGGCGGGTGGTTCGGCGGGAAGCCAACCGAGGCGGCGTGGTGCCGGATGTCCTCCAGCCGAATGGGTTTGGGTTCGTCGATCAGCACTCCGAGGACACCGCGACCTTCGGGCAGATGACCGATCAGCTCTCGGGTCTGTTCGTCGATGCCCTCGTAGATGAACTCAACCAGATCGTGGCCTTGACCGCGCACACCCAGCGCGCCGTATCCGGCGTCGACCAGTTCGATGGCCGTGTGCACGATTGTCCGCAGGGTGGCATCGAGATCGAGGCCGGACGTGATGACGAGCATGGCGTCGACGAGCCCGTCGAGGCGGTCACGACCCTCGACGATTTGCCCGATGCGGTCCTGCACCTCGCCGAGGAGTTCACGCAGCCGCAACTGAGACAGTGTGTCGCGCAAGGGACGTGCACCGGGTCCGGTCATGACTGCCCGGGCCGACGACGTTGTTGCTCCAGTTTGGAGGCGAACACCGCCGCCTGGGTCCTGCGCTCCATGCCGAGTTTGGCCAGCAGGCGGGACACGTAGTTCTTCACCGTCTTCTCCGCGAGGAACATGCGCGCCGCGATCTGCTTGTTTGTCAGTCCCTCGCCGAGCAACCCGAGCAGTGTCCGCTCCTGATCGGTCAGTCCGGAAAGCGGATCAGGGGTTTCGGTCGAGCCGCGAAGCTTGGCCATCAACGCCGCGGCCGCCCGGTTGTCCAGAAGTGACTTGCCCGAGCCGACGTCCTTGATCGCTTGGGCGAGCTCCATTCCCTTGATGTCTTTGACGACGTAGCCGCTGGCGCCGGCCAGGATCGCGTCGAGCATCGCTTCGTCGGAGGTGTACGACGTCAACATCAGACAGCGCAGTTCCGGTAAGTCGGAAAGCAGGTCACGGCATAGTTCGATGCCGTTGCCATCGGGCAGGCGCACGTCGAGGACCGCGACGTCGGGGCGTAGCGCGAGGATCTTTACCATCGCCTCGCCCACGGAACCGGCTTCACCGATCACCTCGAGCTCAGGATCCGATCCGAGCAGGTCGACGAGGCCGCGCCGGACGACCTCGTGATCGTCGACCAGGAACACCGTCACCATTGCGAGTCCTTCACAGGGGTGACGTTAGCTGCCGGCGGCCGCGCGGTACTGCGGTAAGCCCCGTTCCCGAAAGCGGCGTCCCGTGATCTTCTCAGTGCGGATCCGGATGAAGTGGTCACGTGGGCCCTGAACCCACGGCCGCAGGAATGTGCCCGCGACCTCCACGAGGTCGTCGACAGCGGTGATCGGTTGGGCGTGCCCGACGACGGTGACGCTCCATCCGGCGCGTAGGTCCGCATCCAGCTCGTCCGCCTCGAACGCGACGACGAGGTTGTCGCACGCCGCAGCCAGTTTGGCCCCGCCTGCGACGCGGATGACGACGTCGTCGCGCCACATCCGGAAGTTGACCGGCTGAATCGCGGGCAGTGCGTCCTCGGTGAAGACCAGGCGCCCCACCCTGACCCCTTGGAGCAGGTCCAGACACTGTCTGCGGTTGAGGACATCGAGTCCCTGGGTGTTCGGCATGATGTCAACCCCCTTGAACGAGTGACAGCGTCCCCACGGGTGTGGAGCGCCAGTGGCCGGCGCTGACGGACGTCAGACGTTCGACGGCGCGCTCGATTCCGCTCGCCAGCTCATCGACATCCGGGGCCGCGTCGTAGTCGCCGATAACGCCGAATGCGAGGTGGTCGGCGTAGCTCATGATCGCTATTCCGGTTCGCAGTTTCAGTGCCAGCGGAGGGATCGGCAGTAGCCGGACGACTTCGCGGCCCATGACGCGCAAGCGCTTTCGCGGACCCGGCACGTTCGTCGCGAGGGTGACGACGCCTCGCTGAGGCAGTCGTGTCAGCGTCCGGACCGTCCAGGCGGTGAGCGCGAACGGGATCGCTTTCGCGGCGGATACGAAGATGCTCCCGGCCTGGCGCTGTCCGCTGACCTTGGCCCGGGCGAGCCGCTTGTGCACGGCTTGCAGCTGCGCGACGGGATCGGCCTTCTCGACGGGCAGGCACGGCAGCATGATCGAGACGCGGTTGTCGGTCTCGTCGGACGCATCGGCAGAACGCACCGAAACCGGGACGAGCGTCCGAAGTGAGTCGGGCTGTGGCCGCTCGCCGCGACGCAGCAGCATCGTGCGGTAGCTGTCCGTAATCGCCGCCAGTGCAACGTCGTTGATCGTGACGCCAAACCCATTGCAGATGTTCGTCACGTGTTCCATGGATACCTCGACCGAGGCGTAACGCCGCATGCTGGTCAGGGGTCCGGTCAGTGACGACGCCGCCGCGGGCCGCAGCAGGCCGCCCGCGATCTGGGTCACCCCCTGCAGCGCCTGCGCCGCTGCGGTCGTCACGCCGACCGATGTGCGCCACGCTCCGGCGATCCACTCGATCGGATTGAGCGTGAGCGCAGGCAGTCGCAGAACGCGCATCGACTCGTGTGCGGCACGAATGTCAGTGGCGAAGGTATCGCCCGCACCGTCGTCGCAGATTCGGGAAAGCATGTGTGTCGCCGCAATTCCGTCGGCGATGCAGTGGTGGACCTTCATCAGGATCGCCCACCGGTTGTGCGCCAGCCCGTCGACAACCCAGCACTCCCACAGCGGGCGGTCACGGTCGAGCCGCCGCTCCATCACCTCGGCGACCCAACGGGACAGCGCCGCATCGTCTCCGGGACGCGGCAGTGCCGCGAGCCGGATGTGATGGGAGATGTCGAGGTCGGCATCGTCGACCCAGTGCGGCGCACCAAGGTCCAGCGGCTGCGTGTGCAGCACTTGGCAGAACCGCGGCACCGCCAGCACGCGCCCGTTGATGGTCGAAACCAGTGAATCGAAGCTGGGCATCGGTCCAGCCAGCACGGCCACGGCACCGATCGCAAGGCTCACGTGGCGGTCGGAGTCCTCGGCGTGGAGGAATCCCGCATCAAGCGTGTTCAATTGCTCCATACCTCAACTGTCGGCCGTTTCGGACCGCAGCGGGAGGGGCAAAAGTCCCTATTTGGAGGGCCGTCAGTCGGTGCCGGCGGATCCGAATCGAAAGCGACGGCCGCTGATTTCCGAGGGCTCCACGCGTACGTAGCGAGGCTTATGCCCCGCCGTCCACGGCAGCAGTTGTGCGCGCTCGGCTTCCTCGATCTCGCCGTCGGTGTTGAGCACCTGCGCGATGCCCTTGACGATCACGCTCCAGCCTTCCGACACGTCGTGGTCGTCGGCTTCGAACACCACGTGGGCGTTCATCACGACGGTGAACAGCTTGCTGGCGAACTCGGCGGTCCGGAACAGGACCGTCCTGCGCTGGACGACGAAGTTGACGGGAAAGATCTCGGGGTAGCTGTCCACGCATGTGACCAGGCGGCCCAGCGTGCGACTCGACAGCAGGTTCCAGCTCTCGTCTTCCGAAAGCACGTCCATCGGTTCACCGGCCATGACAGCAGTGTAGGGATCGTCGGGTTCAGCTTGACAGCAGCAGAATTCCGCCTGCGAACAGTGCAACGACCTTGATCGCTTCCAGCGCCACGTACACATAGTGGGCATGGGAGCGCGGGCCGTTGGTGCCGGCCAGCACGGCATCGGAGCGACGCGTCAATCGCGGTCGCACACCGACAAGTTGGGCGATCAGGGCGACGAATGCGATCGCAAACGCCGCGATGATGCCGGTGGGCGGATGGCTGAACCACAGTGCGACCGCGATCCCGAAGGCGACCAGCATTTCGGCGCTATTGAGCGCGCGGAACACCAACCGGCCGATGCCCAAACCGATCTGCAGCGTGACGCCGGGTGCCCGGAACTTCAGGGGCGCCTCGAGAAACGAGATGGCCAGCACCATGCCGAGCCAGATGAACGTCAATGCGATCGCGACAGCCGGACCCGTGCTCATGACGCCTCCTTGTCGAGGGTGAGGTGGGCCAGACACAGCCCTGGCTCAACGAAGGGCTCCAGCCGATCCACGGCGACGGGCGCGTGCCACATCGTCATCGCGCCCTGCATCAGACCCAGGTGGACCGGGCAGACGACCGACCGTGCCTCGTCGGCCAGTTCGAGAAACGGGCAATGACGCAGTCCGACTTGAACTTCGCCTCGGACTTCACCTGGTCCGTCGCGCCGCTGTGGTGCGAACCCGAGGTCGTCGAGCAGACCGATCAGCCGATTGACCGATGCGCGAACGCCCGGCTTCGTGCGGGTCGGTCGGGTCATCCGGGCCGCCCACGCTCGTCCGGCAGCGAGCGCCTTGACGCTCGCCTCCGGATCTCCGGCCAGGGCGATGGTGAGGATTTCGGCGAGCATGCGATAACGCCGCGAACCGCCGGGATCCATTCCCGCGACCGCGCGATACATCTGCGGTGGCCGGCCCTGCCGCCCGTGGTCAGGTTCGAGACGCTCGGCCCTACCGTTGGCGACCAGGGCTTCGAGGTGGAAGCGAACGGTATTCGGATGCACCTCCAGCTGTTCCGCGATGTCGACGATCGTCATCGCGCCTGCCGCATCTCGCAGCGCCGCCAGCACGTCTTCGCGACGGCCAGACGGCTGTGACACGGAGCTCACTGTCGGCGCCCTCGACATACGCTAGAGTTTATACAAGTGCTCTTGTAAAAACCAAGAGGGGTCACCATGAGCGATTTGGCCAACCGCGACGACGTCGAAGTGCTGTTGCGGCGCTTCTACGGTCAGGTGTTCGCAGACGACGTTCTTGCCGAACCCTTCAGCGAGTTGCGCGCGCAAGGGCTCGAGTCACACCTTCCGGTAATGTGCGACTTCTGGGAGACCGTGCTGTTCCGTGCTGGGCTCTACCGCGGCAATGCCCTGGTGGTTCACCGCCAACTCGATCTACGGCATCCCTTGTACGCCAAGCATTTCGCACGCTGGCTGACGCTCTGGGAGGCGACTGTCGACGACATGTACGACGGCCCCGCTGCCGACCGCGCAAAGCTTCAGGCAGGCAGAATTGCCAAAGCGATGCACCGCAGGCTCAGAGGTTCCGACGCCCGTGAGCTCGACGCGCTGGCGGCCGGAGCGCCTGCGCCCGCGACATCGGGCCTGGGCTGAGTCACCAGCCACGGCGCGGCGGATGCGACCCGATCAATTCCTTACCGGCCGACACCTCCCGGCTGCGGTACACGATGTAGGGCCGGAACAGATAGCCGATGGGCGCGCTGAACACGTGCACCAGTCGGGTGAACGGCCACATACAGAACAGCACGAGCCCGATCATCACGTGGATGTGAAAGTACAGCGGCGCCTGCACCATGAGATCGCCGCGCGGCTGGAACACCCAGATCGAGCGGAACCACGGTGACACCGTTTCCCGATAGTCGTGCTCCGTCCCTTCAGGAGTGATACCGATTAGCGTGCAGCTGAGCCCGGCGATGATCGCCAGCACCAGCACGAGGTACATCATTTTGTCGTTGACGGTGGTCGCCAAGAATACCGGCCCCTTGGTCCGGCGCCGATAGACAAGCAGCGCGATACCGGTCAGAGTGGCGACCCCGGCGATCCCGCCGAGAATCCCCGCCTGTAGGTGATAGACGTGGTCGCTCATGACCATCCGGGTCCAAGACTCCGGAATCACCAATCCGATGACGTGCCCGACGATGACGACCAGTATGCCGAAGTGGAACAGCGGGCTACCGATGCGCAGCAGCCGCGACTCATAGAGCTGCGACGAGCGGGTGGTCCAGCCGAACTTGTCGTAGCGGTAGCGCCACCAGGTGCCGATGATGACGATCGCGAGCGTCACGTACGGCACGACGTCCCAGAAGATCTCCCAACCTGACATCGTCAACGCCCGCCTTTTGCCAGTCGCGGCGGCACGGTCAGCTGAAAGGGTTGGAGACCAACGGCTTCCGCCGGTGGCCCGGAATTCATCAGTCGTCGGGCATCCTGCTCCCCTGCGGCCGGCAATGTCGCGGTCACGGCCGTGACGACGGGCGCGAACAGCGAGTCGGCATCGAGCAAGGCCTGGCGCAACACGTCGATCGGTACTCGGTGATCGGCAAGCAGGCGTCGGCCCGCCACCGGGTCGACGGCGGCGGCGAATTCCAAGACGACCGGAAGGTGATCCGGGGCTTCACCTTTCGGCGGTTGGACACCGGCGTCCCGATAGGCCTGTGCAAAGACCAGCATCTGTGCGCCGCGGTTGCGGGTGTCCCCCGCGGTCCAGTAGGTCAACAGCATCGTCGAGCGACGCCGCAGATCAAAGGTTTCGACGTAGTCCGCCGCTGCGGCCATCGTGTCCCGTGCGCGCAGTGCCGCAACGGTTCGACCCAGCAGTGCGGCCGCCGGTCCGGTGATGCACTCCAGCAGTCGGTCAACGGTGTCGAGCCTGGGCCCCTGTCCGTCATCGGGGTACGCCAGCAGCAGTGACGCCGCCTGCCACACCAGGCGGTCCTGAAGTGGCTGCTTCTTCCGTCTCATGACTTACCGCCCGGGAACATGTCCGAAGGCACTCCCCTGCCGTCCCAGTTAAGCAGGTTCACCCGCGATGGGCGCTCGGCATTGGCGGCCATCCCCTCGTGGGTCTGGCGTTGTTTCAGCGCGTGAAAAGTTTCCACCGCAA contains:
- the dosR gene encoding hypoxia response regulator transcription factor DosR/DevR, translating into MVTVFLVDDHEVVRRGLVDLLGSDPELEVIGEAGSVGEAMVKILALRPDVAVLDVRLPDGNGIELCRDLLSDLPELRCLMLTSYTSDEAMLDAILAGASGYVVKDIKGMELAQAIKDVGSGKSLLDNRAAAALMAKLRGSTETPDPLSGLTDQERTLLGLLGEGLTNKQIAARMFLAEKTVKNYVSRLLAKLGMERRTQAAVFASKLEQQRRRPGQS
- the narJ gene encoding nitrate reductase molybdenum cofactor assembly chaperone, with product MRRKKQPLQDRLVWQAASLLLAYPDDGQGPRLDTVDRLLECITGPAAALLGRTVAALRARDTMAAAADYVETFDLRRRSTMLLTYWTAGDTRNRGAQMLVFAQAYRDAGVQPPKGEAPDHLPVVLEFAAAVDPVAGRRLLADHRVPIDVLRQALLDADSLFAPVVTAVTATLPAAGEQDARRLMNSGPPAEAVGLQPFQLTVPPRLAKGGR
- a CDS encoding pyridoxamine 5'-phosphate oxidase family protein; translated protein: MAGEPMDVLSEDESWNLLSSRTLGRLVTCVDSYPEIFPVNFVVQRRTVLFRTAEFASKLFTVVMNAHVVFEADDHDVSEGWSVIVKGIAQVLNTDGEIEEAERAQLLPWTAGHKPRYVRVEPSEISGRRFRFGSAGTD
- a CDS encoding group III truncated hemoglobin, producing the protein MSDLANRDDVEVLLRRFYGQVFADDVLAEPFSELRAQGLESHLPVMCDFWETVLFRAGLYRGNALVVHRQLDLRHPLYAKHFARWLTLWEATVDDMYDGPAADRAKLQAGRIAKAMHRRLRGSDARELDALAAGAPAPATSGLG
- a CDS encoding helix-turn-helix transcriptional regulator, translated to MSRAPTVSSVSQPSGRREDVLAALRDAAGAMTIVDIAEQLEVHPNTVRFHLEALVANGRAERLEPDHGRQGRPPQMYRAVAGMDPGGSRRYRMLAEILTIALAGDPEASVKALAAGRAWAARMTRPTRTKPGVRASVNRLIGLLDDLGFAPQRRDGPGEVRGEVQVGLRHCPFLELADEARSVVCPVHLGLMQGAMTMWHAPVAVDRLEPFVEPGLCLAHLTLDKEAS
- a CDS encoding pyridoxamine 5'-phosphate oxidase family protein; its protein translation is MPNTQGLDVLNRRQCLDLLQGVRVGRLVFTEDALPAIQPVNFRMWRDDVVIRVAGGAKLAAACDNLVVAFEADELDADLRAGWSVTVVGHAQPITAVDDLVEVAGTFLRPWVQGPRDHFIRIRTEKITGRRFRERGLPQYRAAAGS
- the narI gene encoding respiratory nitrate reductase subunit gamma; the protein is MSGWEIFWDVVPYVTLAIVIIGTWWRYRYDKFGWTTRSSQLYESRLLRIGSPLFHFGILVVIVGHVIGLVIPESWTRMVMSDHVYHLQAGILGGIAGVATLTGIALLVYRRRTKGPVFLATTVNDKMMYLVLVLAIIAGLSCTLIGITPEGTEHDYRETVSPWFRSIWVFQPRGDLMVQAPLYFHIHVMIGLVLFCMWPFTRLVHVFSAPIGYLFRPYIVYRSREVSAGKELIGSHPPRRGW
- a CDS encoding WS/DGAT/MGAT family O-acyltransferase, with translation MEQLNTLDAGFLHAEDSDRHVSLAIGAVAVLAGPMPSFDSLVSTINGRVLAVPRFCQVLHTQPLDLGAPHWVDDADLDISHHIRLAALPRPGDDAALSRWVAEVMERRLDRDRPLWECWVVDGLAHNRWAILMKVHHCIADGIAATHMLSRICDDGAGDTFATDIRAAHESMRVLRLPALTLNPIEWIAGAWRTSVGVTTAAAQALQGVTQIAGGLLRPAAASSLTGPLTSMRRYASVEVSMEHVTNICNGFGVTINDVALAAITDSYRTMLLRRGERPQPDSLRTLVPVSVRSADASDETDNRVSIMLPCLPVEKADPVAQLQAVHKRLARAKVSGQRQAGSIFVSAAKAIPFALTAWTVRTLTRLPQRGVVTLATNVPGPRKRLRVMGREVVRLLPIPPLALKLRTGIAIMSYADHLAFGVIGDYDAAPDVDELASGIERAVERLTSVSAGHWRSTPVGTLSLVQGG
- a CDS encoding sensor histidine kinase; the protein is MTGPGARPLRDTLSQLRLRELLGEVQDRIGQIVEGRDRLDGLVDAMLVITSGLDLDATLRTIVHTAIELVDAGYGALGVRGQGHDLVEFIYEGIDEQTRELIGHLPEGRGVLGVLIDEPKPIRLEDIRHHAASVGFPPNHPPMRTFLGVPVRIRDEVFGNLYLTDKADGRPFGEDDEVLVEALAAAAGIAIDNARLYEQSQARQSWIEATRDIATEMLSGADPATVFRLVVDEALKLTGADATVVAVPSVVGTPDGLDLVVVATAGSLAADGEHATIPVRTTEIGQVFSGGTPRKFDTVDLGLGTGPGPALVLPLRTPDDIAGVVIALRRDGAYPFNADHFEMMASFTDQAALAWQLATSQRKMRELDVLTDRDRIARDLHDHVIQRLFAAGLALQGTIPRAQSAEVQQRISACVDDLQEVIQEIRTTIFDLHSAPLGTTRLRQRLDQAIAQFSSPDLRTTAQFVGPLSVVDAGLADHAEAVVRESVSNAVRHAAATSLSVSVRVEDDLSIEVVDNGRGIPDDITGSGLTNLRRRAEEVGGAFTAERVADGGTRLRWSAPLT